One Haliaeetus albicilla chromosome 11, bHalAlb1.1, whole genome shotgun sequence genomic window carries:
- the LOC138687741 gene encoding homeobox protein vent1-like isoform X1 yields the protein MKQTELPSAGSKPHGVRPHICCAPPPRAPTSLGSAPLLVRAEPRRRGARPSQPADGEPCAAEPGGAGSPEPTDPHPPSEPGGRRGERAGRVRAGPRLPSVQRPGGPRGGRGAPPAGEEASRPPLPSSFAAPDGGWLSADESSGYESESAGGERAPAAAAAGGTRGRQRRARTAFTSEQVCRLEKTFQRQKYLGASERRKLAAALQLSEIQVKTWFQNRRMKLKRQIQDHQHSLVSPAPLYSYPPGTPPALFQDGLHYPFAPQHQRLLPFTPVPAVQFSFSFPRHDASQSTYSFMANEQPYYQQHFLPHPSFHPVIQNKMDKQCHPVYVL from the exons ATGAAGCAGACCGAGCTCCCTTCGGCAGGGAGCAAGCCCCACGGGGTCAGGCCCCACATCTGCTGcgcgccccctccccgcgcccccACGTCGCTCGGCAGTGCCCCCCTCCTGGTCAGAGCCGAGCCCCGACGGAGGGGGGCGCGGCCGAGCCAGCCCGCGGACGGCGAGCCCTGCGCGGCGGAGCCCGGCGGAGCCGGTTCCCCGGAGCCCACCGACCCGCACCCACCGTCGGAGCCAggtgggagaagaggggagcGGGCGGGACGCGTACGCGCGGGGCCTCGACTCCCGTCGGTGCAACGGCCCGGCGGGCCGAGAGGAGGCAGAGGCGCTCCCCCAGCCGGGGAAGAGGCCTCACGGCcgccccttccctcctccttcgCAGCCCCCGACGGCGGCTGGCTGAGCGCCGACGAGTCCTCGGGCTACGAGAGCGAGAGCGCGGGCGGGGAGCgcgccccggcggcggcggcggcgggcgggacccgcgggcggcagcggcgggcgcGGACCGCCTTCACCTCGGAGCAGGTCTGCCGGCTGGAGAAGACCTTCCAGCGCCAGAAGTACCTGGGGGCCTCGGAGCGGAGGAAGCTGGCGGCTGCCTTGCAGCTCTCGGAGATCCAG GTCAAGACCTGGTTTCAGAACCGGAGGATGAAACTGAAGAGGCAGATACAGGACCACCAGCACAGCCTCGTGTCTCCTGCTCCGCTCTACAGCTATCCCCCGGGGACCCCACCAGCTCTGTTTCAGGATGGTCTCCACTACCCCTTTGCTCCACAGCACCAGAGACTCCTGCCTTTTACCCCGGTGCCAGCTGTGCAGTTCAGCTTCTCCTTTCCTAGACACGATGCATCGCAAAGCACCTACAGCTTTATGGCAAATGAGCAGCCGTACTACCAGCAACACTTTCTTCCTCATCCTTCTTTCCATCCAGTTATCCAGAACAAAATGGACAAGCAATGCCACCCTGTATATGTATTAtag
- the LOC138687930 gene encoding homeobox protein vex1-like translates to MEKGPFSVEWLAQSSRGAAQPAARRPRSPPGGAGSQESPADLGESRLSSRAGRAAGPLVAAVRLNGRRTRGRRGTAAARAAAAYVTARATRRPLREGCVVCVVVVPPSPRRPHPVPAAALRDREAADRSSSPGHDAEAGGGAVPGRPRTKFSAAQLQELERSFREQRYIGLNEKRRLAAALNLSQSQIKTWFQNRRMKFKRQTQDARVEALFSGLFLPYRYPDIATSSYSQGMDINASSTSAVSLHPAMPTPALLLPSVPAPSLQPVLPSPALLLPPSPGLSCYSSVIPAMTLTDDLKRLRFQPYLPSC, encoded by the exons atggagaagggGCCCTTCTCGGTGGAGTGGCTGGCCCAGAGCAGCCGCGGCGCAGCCCAGCCCGcggcccgccggccccgctccccgcccggaGGCGCCGGCAGCCAGGAGAGCCCGGCAGACCTCGGTGAGTCCCGCCTCTCCTCGCGGGCGGGTCGCGCGGCGGGGCCGTTGGTGGCGGCCGTTAGGCTTAACGGTCGCCGCACGCGAGGCCGTCGGGGGACAGCGGCCGCACGTGCGGCCGCTGCCTACGTCACCGCCCGCGCGACCCGGCGCCCGCTGAGGGAAGGGTGTGTCGTGTGTGTCGTCGtcgttcccccctccccgcgaCGTCCCCATCCTGTCCCCGCAGCCGCGCTCCGGGACCGGGAGGCCGCGGaccgcagcagcagccccgggcACGACGcggaggcgggcggcggggccgtgcCCGGTCGGCCCCGCACCAAGTTCTCGGCCGcgcagctgcaggagctggagcgGAGCTTCCGCGAGCAGCGCTACATCGGCCTCAACGAGAAGCGGCGCCTGGCCGCCGCGCTGAACCTCTCCCAGAGCCAG ATAAAAACCTGGTTTCAGAATCGTCGTATGAAGTTTAAACGTCAGACTCAGGATGCCAGGGTGGAAGCTCTTTTTTCAGGCTTATTTTTGCCCTATCGTTACCCAGATATTGCCACATCCAGCTATTCTCAGGGGATGGATATCAATGCATCTTCTACTTCTGCTGTTTCCCTTCACCCAGCTATGCCAACGCCTGCCTTGTTGTTACCTTCTGTTCCAGCTCCGTCCCTTCAGCCAGTTTTGCCAAGTCCGGCTTTACTGTTGCCTCCCAGCCCAGGATTATCTTGTTACTCTTCTGTAATTCCAGCAATGACGCTAACCGATGACCTTAAAAGACTGAGGTTCCAGCCATATCTTCCTTCCTGTTAA
- the LOC138687741 gene encoding homeobox protein vent1-like isoform X2 has product MKQTELPSAGSKPHGVRPHICCAPPPRAPTSLGSAPLLVRAEPRRRGARPSQPADGEPCAAEPGGAGSPEPTDPHPPSEPAPDGGWLSADESSGYESESAGGERAPAAAAAGGTRGRQRRARTAFTSEQVCRLEKTFQRQKYLGASERRKLAAALQLSEIQVKTWFQNRRMKLKRQIQDHQHSLVSPAPLYSYPPGTPPALFQDGLHYPFAPQHQRLLPFTPVPAVQFSFSFPRHDASQSTYSFMANEQPYYQQHFLPHPSFHPVIQNKMDKQCHPVYVL; this is encoded by the exons ATGAAGCAGACCGAGCTCCCTTCGGCAGGGAGCAAGCCCCACGGGGTCAGGCCCCACATCTGCTGcgcgccccctccccgcgcccccACGTCGCTCGGCAGTGCCCCCCTCCTGGTCAGAGCCGAGCCCCGACGGAGGGGGGCGCGGCCGAGCCAGCCCGCGGACGGCGAGCCCTGCGCGGCGGAGCCCGGCGGAGCCGGTTCCCCGGAGCCCACCGACCCGCACCCACCGTCGGAGCCAg CCCCCGACGGCGGCTGGCTGAGCGCCGACGAGTCCTCGGGCTACGAGAGCGAGAGCGCGGGCGGGGAGCgcgccccggcggcggcggcggcgggcgggacccgcgggcggcagcggcgggcgcGGACCGCCTTCACCTCGGAGCAGGTCTGCCGGCTGGAGAAGACCTTCCAGCGCCAGAAGTACCTGGGGGCCTCGGAGCGGAGGAAGCTGGCGGCTGCCTTGCAGCTCTCGGAGATCCAG GTCAAGACCTGGTTTCAGAACCGGAGGATGAAACTGAAGAGGCAGATACAGGACCACCAGCACAGCCTCGTGTCTCCTGCTCCGCTCTACAGCTATCCCCCGGGGACCCCACCAGCTCTGTTTCAGGATGGTCTCCACTACCCCTTTGCTCCACAGCACCAGAGACTCCTGCCTTTTACCCCGGTGCCAGCTGTGCAGTTCAGCTTCTCCTTTCCTAGACACGATGCATCGCAAAGCACCTACAGCTTTATGGCAAATGAGCAGCCGTACTACCAGCAACACTTTCTTCCTCATCCTTCTTTCCATCCAGTTATCCAGAACAAAATGGACAAGCAATGCCACCCTGTATATGTATTAtag